The proteins below come from a single Juglans regia cultivar Chandler chromosome 12, Walnut 2.0, whole genome shotgun sequence genomic window:
- the LOC109021064 gene encoding elicitor-responsive protein 3, with product MRSHALVLFLFTLHKTHTHTQMRGGILEVLLVNAEGIRHTKLIGTQSYYVVIECGTQVHRSKVSSGEDDKAWWNEKFLFELPMSDWKNLTHLKIRIMDTEFLTDSAFIGETMIYLGGIVLEGAERDFIEIKPAPYNVVLEDDTYEGQIKIGIKFIANVRINGNRLKSHPNSCR from the exons ATGAGATCTCATGCTCTCGTTTTGTTTCTCTTCACACTccacaaaacacacacacacacacaaatgagAGGAGGCATCCTTGAAGTGCTTCTTGTTAATGCTGAAGGCATTAGACACACAAAACTTATTG GAACCCAATCGTACTATGTCGTTATCGAATGTGGAACTCAAGTACATAGAAGCAAAGTATCATCAG GTGAAGATGATAAGGCTTGGTGGAATGAAAAATTCCTATTTGAGCTCCCTATGTCTGATTGGAAAAACTTGACACATCTCAAAATAAGAATCATGGACACAGAATTCCTCACAGACAGTGCATTTATTGGTGAAACAAT GATTTACCTTGGTGGAATAGTTTTAGAGGGAGCCGAAAGAGACTTTATAGAAATAAAACCGGCTCCATATAATGTGGTGCTTGAAGATGATACCTACGAAGGACAGATAAAGATTGGGATTAAGTTCATTGCTAATGTAAGAATTAATGGCAATAGATTAAAGTCTCATCCTAATTCTTGTCGTTGA